The segment GTTGGGGAAATCATAGGCCCGGCCCAGATTGACGCGGGTCAGATATTCATTGGAAGTGTACACTCCATTCTGGTTCTCACCAGGAATGTTCAAGAATTTCGGAAGGCCTGCGCCCACTCCAATGAACACGGCCTGATAGCCCCGGTCGAACAGGTCCTGAATGCTGAAGGTCTTGCCACCGACGCTGTTGGTGACAAATTCGACTTCCTGCAGGCCCAGGGCACTGATCTCTTTGGCTACGATGCGGTCCTTGGGCAGCCGGAATTCCGGGATGCCGTAGACCAGCACCCCGCCTACCTCATGCAGGGCCTCGAAAACAGTGACCTTGACCCCGCGCGAGGACAGATATCCCGCCACGGTCAGGGAGGATGGGCCGGAGCCGATGCAGGCCACACGCTTGCTGGGGTCCACGGGGACGCAGTCGCGCCGGCCGGTGAGCAGGTCACAGGCGTCGATATGCACGTACTGATCAGCGGCGAAGCGTTCCAGGCGGCCAATGGCGATGGGCTGATCCTTCTTGTTCAGGATGCAGGCCCCTTCGCATTGGTTCTCCTGCGGGCAGACACGCCCACAGATGGCGGGCAGGCTGTTGGTGGTCTTGATGGTCTCATAGGCCAGTCCCACGTTGCCTTCGGCCAGATGCGCGATGAACTGCGGGATGGGCACTTCCACCGGGCAGCCCTTGACGCACAGGGGCTTTTTGCATTGCAGGCAACGGCGCGCTTCGTTGACGGCCAGTTCGTAGGTGTAGCCCAGGGCCACTTCCTCGAAATTCTTGACCCGTTCAGCCGGAGGCTGGTTGGGCATGGGGACGCGCGGGGCCAGGGGCTTCTTTTTTTTCTTGATTGGTTCAGTCATCGCACTTGCACTTGCAGTAATGATCGTGAGCCGCCTGCTCCATGGTCTTGAAGGCCGCGAGGCGGTTGGAAAGTTCCGTGAAGTCAACTTCGTGCCCATCGAACTCGGGTCCGTCCACGCAGGCAAAACGAGTGTCGCCAGCCACAGTCACCCGGCAGGCGCCACACATGCCGATGCCATCCAGCATGATGGAGTTCAGGCTCACTGTAGTTTTTACCTCGAAAGGCCGGGTGGTTTCCGCCACCGCAGCCATCATGGGCACGGGACCCACCGCGACGACTTCACCGATGTCACTCTCGTTTTCCAGGTAGTCTTGCAGGACACCGGTGACGAAGCCCTGGACCCCAGCACTACCGTCGTTGGTCGCAATGAGTACTTTGTCGCAGAACTGGCCCAACTCACGCTCGAACAGCAGCAGATCCTTGCTGCGTGCGCCAATGACCGCCACAACCTTGTTGCCTGCCCGGTGGTGCCCTTTGGCGATATGGTGCATGGCGGCAACTCCAGTGCCTCCGCCCACGCAGACCACGGTTCCCGCTTCGGTGGAGATATGGGTGGGCTTACCCAACGGGCCACACAGGTCGAGGATTTCGTCACCCTTGTCCAGCTCATCTAGCATGGCTGTGGACTTGCCCATGACAAGATAGACCATGGTGATGGTACCGGCTTCGGGGTCTGTGTCCGCAATGGTCAGGGGGATGCGCTCTCCCTTTTCGGCGATGCGCAGGATAACGAAGTTTCCGGGCTTGGCCTTGAGGGCGATCTGTGGGGCGCTAACGACCAGCTTACTGGTCTGGCCGGGAATGAGCTGTTCCTTATCCAGGATGGTGAAGGTCTTGTCGGCGTTCATGCGGGTAATGTCCCAGGCAGAAGTTCGTGTCGGGCTCGGCCAGTGGAATGCCGCTCGGAGCTGGGCATTTTCTTTGGCGTAACAGTTCGTTGCGGGCGCAGTATGCGACATGCAGCGGGGGGGATAAACCACCTCGGGTGGCATCTCCGTCTCTATCCATGAATGAAAAGCAGCACGTTCCTTCCCAAATAGGAGGACTTAGGTCAAGTTTCGTATCTTTGGCGTAGGTTTGGCAGTGATATGAAAACGGCCACCCTCGGGGAGGATGGCCGTCTGTTTTGCTGTGTGGCGGGGCTGGTGTCCGGCTAGAACTTCAAGATGGTGGATTTCTCGGGTCGTCCGCTTTTGGCAGCAGGGAAGAACCCGGAACGGGTGTCAGCAAGTTCTTCGAAGTATTGGCGACGAGCTTCGGGGACCATGGCGGTGTTGTAGAAGCCCAGCTTGCGTTCGCCCGAGGTGGTATTGCGCTTGATCTTGATTTTGATGTTGCCGTCGATCCAGAGGTAGACCTTGTTATCACCTTCGAGCTTGATGACCGGGTTGCCGTAGTTAGCCATGATCTGGTCCATGGCAGTGTTGTAGCCTTCCGTTGTTTCGGGATGGAAGAACACGGCGTACAGGCCTTTTTCGCTGAATCCGAATACGGCTTCGCTGGCGCGTACTCCTTGGACCAGTTCCAGGTTCAACGGAGCTTTGTGGAACTCCAGCAGTGGAGTGGTGGCGATTCGCGTGAAGCCTTTCAGTTCCGTGGGCTGCGTCCCCCAGGGGATTCCGCAGACACTTCCGGTGCAGTCCAGCGCAAGGGCGGACCCGACCAGCAGTAGCGTCAGGGCAAGGGTGGAAAGAAGAACTCTATGCATGAACATACCTCGCTGTCATTTCAGCCATTATAGCGTGCGAGATGTGAGGTGTCCATGGGGAGGGAGTGTTTGCCACCCGTGCTGTGACTGTCGCCTTTGTCATGGCTATTCTGTGTGGTCATCCGATGGCTGTGCAAAGAGGGAAGTGGCCGGTTCGTTCTAGAATCTGTACTCCACTGATAATCCTGACATCCACGAATAGTGTTCGATGCCAGCCCCGGTGTCGAATTCTTCATAGCCACCAGGGGCGTTCATCTGGGTGTCTCCTTTGGTGCGTTCATACTGTTGGGCGTCAATGTTCAGGGAGACGGAAAAATTGTCGTTAATAAGGTAAGAAATCTCCGCCCCGTAAGTGACGTAGGCAATGTGATTGAAATAATCCTTGAATACCGTTTTTGTATTGACGTGATGGTCTTCGTCCTTGGCCCAGGCCCATTTGCTTGCGGCGATGCGCCCGCTGACAAGAAAGTCTCGATAACGATAGTCCAATTGCTCTGGATGGTATTTTTTATTATTCAAAAAGGTGACTATGACAGTTAACCCTCTGAGGATCGGAATGAAAAAAACGATGTTATTGGCTTTAGGGCTTGTCTGTATTTTTAGTTCTTATGCGCTTGCTGCCAATAATACTATTCGCATCAGCACATCTTATGAATCGCTTTTGTCCACACCTGGACAGACAGGTATGCTGGATCAGATTCTCAAGGAAGCCTTTCGGCGAATCGGCGTCGAAGCCGAAATCGTTTTCACACCCAATGAACGATCCTTGGTGGCTGTCAATGATGGAATGCTTGATGGCGAAATAAATCGCATAGCTGGCATGGAGAAAACCTACCCTAACTTGGTCCAGGTCCCTGAATCCAACATGACGATGCACTTTGTTGCTTTTGCCACGAGAGATATTCCCATCTCCGGCTGGGAGAGTCTTCGTTCTTTGAGGGTGGGGATTGAAAATGGATGGAAGATATTGGAACGCAACACCGAGGGCTTCCCCCATCTAACTCGCCTCATGAATGCAAGCCATTTGTTTAGCATGCTGCACAGGGACAGGCTCGATGTTGTTTTGTATTCAAAGTTAGGGGGGTATGAATTGGTTCGCTCTTTGAGGTGTGATCATGTTCACCATCTCGATCCTCCCTTAGAAAGTAGAGAGATGTTTTTATATGTCCACAAGGCTCATCAATGGCTAGCAGTGCCTGTGGCCGAGGCCTTGCGGGAGATGAAGCGTGATGGGACTTATGATCGAATCGTTCGCAATACGACTGGATATCTGCGTTAGCACCGGAGGCCAGTTTAACCTCTCGCTGAGTGTGCCGGGTAGCATGTGCTGAGACTTGCCGTCCTCGACGGGGTAATTTCAAGGCGAGCGTTTAAGCTGTTGTTTGGCCTTAAATACAAATTAAAACGGGGCTTGTGATTTAAGCCAACCTCCTTTGGCTGACGGGGGGGCAATGCCCGCTACAAATGCAAGGCTTGGTATGTAGAAAGATGAGCCGATGTGCGGGGAGGATTTGAATGACTTGGGGCGTGTGCAATCAGGGGATTCTATCGTTTTAGATGGAGGCCAAGGTCTTTCGAATCACCCTCTGGATTTCCCCGCTATGTTGCATTTTTGCTAACACTTCGGAGATTCTGGGGGCTAGCTTGATGTTTCGCACGTGCAGGTAGTGATAGAGAGGGATGATCACCAAGGGTGGTTCTTTGTTTGATGTCTTGTTGTTTTCTGATGTCATGCAACTGAACGCTGCATTCGGCTGCTTTTTGGACGAATGATGCATCGTCAGTGAGGAAGTCATGAAGGCCATTGACGATGTCGAGATTCCTCTCCATTGCATAAAACATTACATCACGGTCTATTGAAGAGAAAGCGCCTGACAAAGGGGCCATGCCATAAATGAACGCGGCTATCGAACCGCCTTTTCCATCAAGAGCTTCTTGGAGATTTTTGTAGATAGGGATTTTATTGGGTTTATCGTCGAGCACTTCTCCTGCATCCAGGCCTGCTTTAGTGCTATCGATGATGCCAGAAATTTCATACTGTCAGAGTAGCGGGCGAGTCCGTTGGCTGTTTTTCCATCCATGTCGCCAAAGAAGCCTTTGCAGTATACTACTGTAAACTTCTTTTTTTTCATTTTAAATCCTAAGTAAGATATTGGTTTAATAAATTGGTTTGGTGAAGGTCTATTGATGACTTGAAGTTTAATTCAGTCTTGCCAATTTATTAAAAATGAAGAGAAATTGAAAAAATCATGTCGTAATATCATGTAAATGTTATTTTGAAGACGTAATTGTATTTTTATTTAACGATAATGAGTTTTCTGGCAGAATAATAATGTAATTTTATGCGTATAAATCAATGTGTTGTAGATTGTAATAGCTGTTTTTTTATATTTGAAAATGCTGAAGAATTGAGATTTATATTATTGGATTTCGTTTATTTTTGTAATATTGCTTGACTTGTTTGTGGGAGTGGTTGATTGTCTATGTCGATACCAGCCGTACCCGTGTAGGCACGGTCCAACTGTGGCCAGCGCTGGTTTGAATTTGAACAAGTCTATCGAGGAGTCGTGTACGCATCTTGTACACGGCTCCTTTTTTTTGGCGCACGGGCGCTATTCATTATCACTTTTTGGAGAATTTGAATGTCTAAGAATCTTTATGTCGGCAATCTGTCCTGGACCTGTACTGAAGACGAAGTGCGTACAGCTTTCGAAGCATATGGCGAAGTCACTTCCGTCAAACTGATCGAGGATCGTGAAACCGGTCGCCCCCGTGGCTTCGGTTTTATTGAAATGGATGACAGCGGTGCCCGCCAAGCCATCGAAGCCCTCGACGGTACAGATTTCGGCGGCCGTAATATCAAGGTCAACGAAGCCAAGGCACGTGAAGAACGCCCTCGCTGGTAGTCTTCGAGCCAAGCCCTAATCGGCATCGCGCGCCTGCCTTTCTTTTGAAAGGCGGGCGCTTTTTTTGTGATTACGGTTATTGCGGATTTGGAAAGCTGACATCGATCGTCGTTTCATCAGGTTTTGAGCCGTGGGAGCTGCAACCGTTGCTTTCCTGTGACTGGTGAAGGTCCGCTGCTCGTATTCAGTCTGCCCTCATGAATGTAAAGTCAGACGTATTGAGATTTTCTCGTTTTGTATTACGGTGGGTATGAGGTGAAAAGTCATGAAAGCACTTCTGGTCTATCCGACGTATCCCGATACCTTTTGGAGTTTCAAAAGCGTATTGCCGTTTGTTTCCAAAAAGGCGGCTTTTCCGCCGCTTGGATTACTTACCATTGCCGCTATGCTCCCTAAAACATGGGAGATACGGCTGGTGGATACAAATGTTGCGCCCCTTGGCGATGTCGACCTTGAGTGGGCAGAGCTTGTCTTGGTCAGTGCTATGCTTGTGCAGGTCCCCAGTGCGCAAGATATTGTTAGGCGGGCAAAGAGGGCGGGCAAAATTGTGATAGTCGGGGGGCCAGCTTTCAACGCTCAGCGGGAGCGATTTTCAGGGGTCGACCACTTTGTGTTGGGGGAGGCTGAAACCGTATTGCCCGATTTTTTGAAAGACTTTGAACTCGGTGTAGCCAAAGCCGTCTATGAATCCACCGAGCGGCCAGATCTCGACTCCACGCCTTTTCCTGTCTGGGAGCTGCTGAACTTCAAGGATTATGTCTCAATGTCTGTGCAATACTCGCGTGGTTGCCCTTTTGACTGTGAGTTTTGCGACATAGTGGCCATGAACGGGCGAGGTTCGCGTGTGAAGAGTCCCGAGCATATGTTGCAGGAGTTACAAGGCCTGTACGATGCCGGATGGAGGGATTCTGTTTTTATTGTTGATGACAACTTCATCGGCAACATTGTTAACGTGAAAGATTTTCTGCCGAAGCTTGCTGGTTGGCAGAAGCAGCGGAACTATCCTTTCAAGCTTATGACTGAAGCAAGCGTTAATCTGGCGCAGGATTCTGAACTCCTGCGGATGATGAGTGATGCAAACTTTCATAAGGTGTTTATCGGGATCGAGACGCCTTCGGTGGAGAGTTTGAAGGAGTGTGGAAAAAAGCAGAATGTGGCCACGGATTTCGGATCTGCTGTCAGGGAAATACAGCAACATGGGATGCAGGTCATGGGTGGTTTTATCGTTGGCTTTGACAGTGATACGTCAACCATTTTTGAGCAGCAGGTACGCTTTATTCAAGATATAGGTGTTGTTACGGCCATGATTGGAGTCCTCAATGCGCTGCCTCGTACTAGGCTCTGGCGTCGGCTTAAATCTGAAGGACGTCTGTTGGACGGCCTGAGTGGGGAGAATACGGATGCCTGCTTGAATTTTATACCCGCCATGGGGCGTGAGGTGCTTCTTGAAGGGTATAAGGAGGTGGTTAGTATTCTCTACTCTTCCAAAGAATACTACGCTCGAATCAGTAAGTTTTTATCGTCATATGCACCACTGTCACGAGGCAGGCTTTTTCGTACCGATATTCAAGCCTTCATGAAAAGCATGTGGGCCATTGGGGTTGTTTCTCATTCTCGCTTTTTCTATTGGAAGCTAATTTTCAAAACCCTTTTGACAAAACCGAAGGCGCTTCCTGTCGTCGTGGAGCTTGCCATTCTCGGTTTGCACTTCGAGCGCGTGGCTCGTCGTATTGTTGCCGTATGATAACGGGATGCGGGTATGTATGTAAGAAAATGCCTATTTGAAAGAAACAGTGGGTGGCAACTGTGATCTGTTCGGTGGGTGGCGTTGATTCATGCTTTATGCAAATTGTACGTACAATTTCATGAGAAATGGCTTCCTAGTGAATAAGCATGAACCTCAAGGTCGGTGAGATTTTAAGGGAATTTGAATCTGCGGTTGGGAATAGGTTAGGAATAAGAAAAAGGGCTCAGAGGGTGAAACCTCTAAGCCCTTGAAATCTATGGTCGGGATGACTGGATTCGAACCAGCGATCTCTGCGTCCCGAACGCAGCGCTCTACCAGACTGAGCCACATCCCGATGTGCAGGGAGTGGACTTTTATCCGGTTCGGAAGGCTTTGGCAAGCTTTGGTTGTGGAATTTCGTAAAAAAGTTAGGCGGGCGTAGGGGTGAAATCATCGTCCTGCACAAAGGCGACGTGGCGAGAGGGAGTCGCTTCCCTCTTTGTGGTGGAGTTATTACAATTGAATAAATTTGTCGTTGTCCTTCCTGCGTATTTTCATTAATAAAATAGAGTAGCGACACACTTTGGGTGTGTTCTTGTGCCAGGTTTCATCCGGCCTGACCGTTTCCGGAATTCCGGACACGATCAGGCCTTTGAGAATAGACAAAGGAGACAGGAGTGGTAACCGTTGTCGTTGTCGACGATTCCGCCTTCATGCGCAAGGCCATCGCCACGATGCTCGAAAAGGACCCCAAGATCAAAGTTGTCGCCTCGGCCCGCAACGGCCAGGAAGGCCTTGAACTGATTCGCAAGCACCAGCCCGATGTCGTTACTCTGGACATCGAAATGCCCAAGATGGATGGCTTGACTGCGCTCAAGCACATCATGATGGAGATGCCGCGGCCTGTACTCATGATCAGTTCGCTGACGACCGAGGGCGCGGAATCCACGCTGAAAGCCATGGAGCTTGGCGCGGTGGATTTCATCCCCAAACAGCTTTCCAAGGTGTCGCTCGACATCATCAAAATTGAAGAAGATCTGCGCAACAAGGTGCTTACTCTGGGGGCACGCAGGTTTCGCGCTCCGGGGCGTCCTGTTGCGCGTACTACCCGGCCCGGTGCGGCACCTGCTCCGTCCGCACCTCCGCGCAGGCCCATGGCTCGCCCCAAGACTGGGCAGAAGCGTGACGTGGTTGCCATTGGTGTCTCCACCGGAGGACCACCGGCCGTGCAAAAGGTGCTTTCCGGGTTGCCTGCAGATTTTCCTGCAGGCATTCTCATTGCTCAGCATATGCCCGGTGCGTTTACCGGGCCCTTTGCCAAGCGGTTGGATGGGATCTCTGCGCTACGTGTGAAGGAAGCAGAAAACGGTGAGCAATTTAGGGCCGGTACGGTTTATGTGGCCCCTGGAGGCAAGCATCTGCGGATTGAGCAGAAAGTGAGCCGCATCAATATCATCGTCGGCGAAGAACCCAAAGAGGCCCTATACAAGCCTTCTGCCAACGAGTTGATCACCTCCGTTGCCAATGGTGTCGGGCGCCGAGCTTTGGGTGTTATTTTGACCGGGATGGGCAATGACGGTATGGAAGGAATAAGAGTGCTGAAAAGCCGCGGTGGCAGGGCCCTGGCCCAAAGTGACGCGACTTGTGTTGTCTACGGTATGCCCAAGGCGATCGTGGACAACGAGCTTGCAGACGAAATTATTGATATCGACGACATGTCCGCCGCTATTGTCGACAACCTCTATGCCTAATCCCTGCGCTGGGGATTGCGCGACCGCCTAGGACGAGCGAGGAGCTTATGCAGGATTGCAAGAGCATTCATGAGATGTTGCGCGCCGGGGGGGAGACCGAGGATATCCGCGAGGCAGCATACCTTGCGGGGGAACAGCGTTGTGAAGAGGCTGTTCCCGCCCTTGCCGAGTTGTTATCCACCGGAAATCTGGGAATCCAGGAAGCTGCTGATCAGGCGCTGCGCAAGATCGGTGGCAAGTCCACCGTGGCCGCCGTTATTCCACTATTGCGTTCCGATGATGCCCCTGCCCGCAATCTGGGCATGGACATCCTCCGAGCCGTGGGCGTGCAGGACCTGCCCGCTCTCATCGAACTGATGCGTGATGAAGACGATGATGTGCGTATCTTTGTTTCCGATATTCTTGGCTCTACGGATAGTGTGGCCTCTGTCGCCCCTTTGGGCGAAGCCTTGTTGAAGGACCCGGAAGTCAATGTCCGTTATCAGGCGGCAGTGTCTTTGGGCAGTCTGGGCCACAAGGAAAGCGCGAAGTACCTGAACCAGGCTCTGGGTGACGAGGAATGGATTCAGTTTGCCGTCATCGAAGCATTGTCCAAGGTGCGCGATGATAGTTCCGTGGACGCTTTGGCCAAAGCCATGACCAAGAGTTCCGATCTTGTGGCCTCCATGATTGTCGAGGCCCTGGGTGAGATGGGCAACGTCAAGGCCGTGACCATGCTGCTCAGGCAGCTCGACAAGTCTCCCACCGCTCTGCGTAACAAGATTGTCAAGGCTATCGTCCAGATTTTGGGTGGTAAATCCCTGACCATGCTCTCCGAGAACGAACGCGAGAAATTTCGTCAATATCTATTGGTCGCCTTGCACGATGAAGAGGTGGATATTCAGGACGCGGCAATCCTCGGTTTGGGGTTTGTGGGTGGCGAGAAAGCCTCTCGCGAGGTCCTCGCGATTGCCGCTGATATGGACTACGACAACGATCATGACCGCATGGAGCGGTCCGTGGAATCACTGGTCAATATCGGCCTGACCGAGGCCCTCAAGAATGGGCTTTCCGAAGGTTCCTACAAGACTGCACGTCTGGCCGTGGAGGCTCTTTCCCGCCTGGGAGAAGAAGGCATTCCCCAGTTGCTCATGAGCTCATTCTGGGACAAGGAGCGGGATCTGCAACGCGACATCGTTTCGGCCCTGTCTGTTTGCGCCGGGGATGAGGCGACCAGCTTTTTCGTGGAAGTGCTGGGCAAGCACAACGACGGGACCGTGCTTAAAAATGCGTTGGCCTACCTGGGGGGGCTCAGCGATGAGGCTCTGGGTGAGACGTTGTTCTCATTTCTGGAGCACCCCTATGACGACGTCAAGGAAGCCGCTCTGGATGCCTGCGTGGCCATTGGCGGCTCCGACATGAGCAAGCGCTTTACGGAATTATTCAAGAGCCCGGACCCGGTGCATCGTCTGATGGCAGTCTATGCCATGGGCAAACTTGGTGTTCAGGAACACATGAATGACATCAAGGCGGCCCTGGAGGACGAGGTCCCCGACATTCGCAAAGTGGCACTTGAGGCCTTTACGGGGATGTGCATGGAGCTGAGCGAGTGGATGCCTGTGATCCAGTCGAGACTTTCGGATGAGAACCGCGAGGTGCGCCTGACCGTGGTCGAATTGATGGGGCAGTGTCCTGAGACAGAGGTTTTGGAATATCTGAAGCAGGCGCTACAGGATTCGGACGACTGGGTCCGAGTGCGTGCTGTTGAGGCTCTCGGTGCGCGTCGCTCGCCGGATGCGGTGCCGGAGTTGGTGCACCTGATGAATTCGGGCAGCACTTTGCTGGCGCTGAAGGCTGTGGAAGCCTTGGGTGAGATTGGTGGCAAGGTGGCTTTCAGGTCGCTGCTGGAACTGGTTAATTCCGATGATCCGGAGTTGCAGGCCGCTACCGAAGAGGCACTTGCAAGAATTCAGGAAACCGAGGGAGGAGATCTCTAAGATGGCGTCCCTCTTTTCCAAGACCATTTCCTTGAAAAAGGAATTCACCATTGAGCCGGAGGAGTTCAAGCAACTCCGGGATTTCATCTATGCCAAGAGCGGCATCTACATTGCCGACAATCGAAAATATCTGCTGGAAAACCGCCTACGTAACAGGCTGAAGCATCTTAATCTCAAATCCTTTGGCGAGTATTACTATTATTTGCAATACGACTCTTCGAAGAGCCAGGAGCTGAATAAGCTGTTCGAGGTTGTGACGACCAACGAGACCAGTTTTTACCGCAATCCGCCGCAGCT is part of the Desulfovibrio ferrophilus genome and harbors:
- the gltA gene encoding NADPH-dependent glutamate synthase, encoding MTEPIKKKKKPLAPRVPMPNQPPAERVKNFEEVALGYTYELAVNEARRCLQCKKPLCVKGCPVEVPIPQFIAHLAEGNVGLAYETIKTTNSLPAICGRVCPQENQCEGACILNKKDQPIAIGRLERFAADQYVHIDACDLLTGRRDCVPVDPSKRVACIGSGPSSLTVAGYLSSRGVKVTVFEALHEVGGVLVYGIPEFRLPKDRIVAKEISALGLQEVEFVTNSVGGKTFSIQDLFDRGYQAVFIGVGAGLPKFLNIPGENQNGVYTSNEYLTRVNLGRAYDFPNYDTPVIRAKNVTVYGGGNVAMDAARTALRLGAESVRVVYRRTVADMPARREEIEHAEEEGVIMETLAAPLAFSGDDRFNLTSVKLQRMELGEPDASGRRSPVPVEGATYELDTDLAIIAVGTRANPLLISNEPELKLNDWGYVQVDEKTGETSIPNVFAGGDIVTGAATVILAMGAGRRASKCIAKRLGCEREGD
- a CDS encoding sulfide/dihydroorotate dehydrogenase-like FAD/NAD-binding protein, which codes for MNADKTFTILDKEQLIPGQTSKLVVSAPQIALKAKPGNFVILRIAEKGERIPLTIADTDPEAGTITMVYLVMGKSTAMLDELDKGDEILDLCGPLGKPTHISTEAGTVVCVGGGTGVAAMHHIAKGHHRAGNKVVAVIGARSKDLLLFERELGQFCDKVLIATNDGSAGVQGFVTGVLQDYLENESDIGEVVAVGPVPMMAAVAETTRPFEVKTTVSLNSIMLDGIGMCGACRVTVAGDTRFACVDGPEFDGHEVDFTELSNRLAAFKTMEQAAHDHYCKCKCDD
- a CDS encoding omptin family outer membrane protease; the encoded protein is MNNKKYHPEQLDYRYRDFLVSGRIAASKWAWAKDEDHHVNTKTVFKDYFNHIAYVTYGAEISYLINDNFSVSLNIDAQQYERTKGDTQMNAPGGYEEFDTGAGIEHYSWMSGLSVEYRF
- a CDS encoding substrate-binding periplasmic protein — translated: MKKTMLLALGLVCIFSSYALAANNTIRISTSYESLLSTPGQTGMLDQILKEAFRRIGVEAEIVFTPNERSLVAVNDGMLDGEINRIAGMEKTYPNLVQVPESNMTMHFVAFATRDIPISGWESLRSLRVGIENGWKILERNTEGFPHLTRLMNASHLFSMLHRDRLDVVLYSKLGGYELVRSLRCDHVHHLDPPLESREMFLYVHKAHQWLAVPVAEALREMKRDGTYDRIVRNTTGYLR
- a CDS encoding DUF1611 domain-containing protein translates to MLDDKPNKIPIYKNLQEALDGKGGSIAAFIYGMAPLSGAFSSIDRDVMFYAMERNLDIVNGLHDFLTDDASFVQKAAECSVQLHDIRKQQDIKQRTTLGDHPSLSLPARAKHQASPQNLRSVSKNAT
- a CDS encoding RNA recognition motif domain-containing protein, with amino-acid sequence MSKNLYVGNLSWTCTEDEVRTAFEAYGEVTSVKLIEDRETGRPRGFGFIEMDDSGARQAIEALDGTDFGGRNIKVNEAKAREERPRW
- a CDS encoding B12-binding domain-containing radical SAM protein, which encodes MKALLVYPTYPDTFWSFKSVLPFVSKKAAFPPLGLLTIAAMLPKTWEIRLVDTNVAPLGDVDLEWAELVLVSAMLVQVPSAQDIVRRAKRAGKIVIVGGPAFNAQRERFSGVDHFVLGEAETVLPDFLKDFELGVAKAVYESTERPDLDSTPFPVWELLNFKDYVSMSVQYSRGCPFDCEFCDIVAMNGRGSRVKSPEHMLQELQGLYDAGWRDSVFIVDDNFIGNIVNVKDFLPKLAGWQKQRNYPFKLMTEASVNLAQDSELLRMMSDANFHKVFIGIETPSVESLKECGKKQNVATDFGSAVREIQQHGMQVMGGFIVGFDSDTSTIFEQQVRFIQDIGVVTAMIGVLNALPRTRLWRRLKSEGRLLDGLSGENTDACLNFIPAMGREVLLEGYKEVVSILYSSKEYYARISKFLSSYAPLSRGRLFRTDIQAFMKSMWAIGVVSHSRFFYWKLIFKTLLTKPKALPVVVELAILGLHFERVARRIVAV
- a CDS encoding protein-glutamate methylesterase/protein-glutamine glutaminase translates to MVTVVVVDDSAFMRKAIATMLEKDPKIKVVASARNGQEGLELIRKHQPDVVTLDIEMPKMDGLTALKHIMMEMPRPVLMISSLTTEGAESTLKAMELGAVDFIPKQLSKVSLDIIKIEEDLRNKVLTLGARRFRAPGRPVARTTRPGAAPAPSAPPRRPMARPKTGQKRDVVAIGVSTGGPPAVQKVLSGLPADFPAGILIAQHMPGAFTGPFAKRLDGISALRVKEAENGEQFRAGTVYVAPGGKHLRIEQKVSRINIIVGEEPKEALYKPSANELITSVANGVGRRALGVILTGMGNDGMEGIRVLKSRGGRALAQSDATCVVYGMPKAIVDNELADEIIDIDDMSAAIVDNLYA
- a CDS encoding HEAT repeat domain-containing protein, producing the protein MQDCKSIHEMLRAGGETEDIREAAYLAGEQRCEEAVPALAELLSTGNLGIQEAADQALRKIGGKSTVAAVIPLLRSDDAPARNLGMDILRAVGVQDLPALIELMRDEDDDVRIFVSDILGSTDSVASVAPLGEALLKDPEVNVRYQAAVSLGSLGHKESAKYLNQALGDEEWIQFAVIEALSKVRDDSSVDALAKAMTKSSDLVASMIVEALGEMGNVKAVTMLLRQLDKSPTALRNKIVKAIVQILGGKSLTMLSENEREKFRQYLLVALHDEEVDIQDAAILGLGFVGGEKASREVLAIAADMDYDNDHDRMERSVESLVNIGLTEALKNGLSEGSYKTARLAVEALSRLGEEGIPQLLMSSFWDKERDLQRDIVSALSVCAGDEATSFFVEVLGKHNDGTVLKNALAYLGGLSDEALGETLFSFLEHPYDDVKEAALDACVAIGGSDMSKRFTELFKSPDPVHRLMAVYAMGKLGVQEHMNDIKAALEDEVPDIRKVALEAFTGMCMELSEWMPVIQSRLSDENREVRLTVVELMGQCPETEVLEYLKQALQDSDDWVRVRAVEALGARRSPDAVPELVHLMNSGSTLLALKAVEALGEIGGKVAFRSLLELVNSDDPELQAATEEALARIQETEGGDL